A single genomic interval of uncultured Desulfobulbus sp. harbors:
- a CDS encoding FkbM family methyltransferase yields MTDRETKLAAEDEELTLSQLKTLWQFGEWQRLVALDIETFRHKPERDRFALLVASAHQQLDNYDKTREYLRLALDWECPVKTVAQVLIAGVYNTLARVAFLKQDKAHIKSYFEASVAAIETNDLEQLSYVRMLRETAKFNFSPHQFIDQQPTKKNEIISSVTIREKNHPELRENTNENFLSKELPLSDLVDIGCFCGMFDKCLEYLNTNMLGDLDALKQKGIREIRKNRKITSERVLSDLIIQDGSLLGLGNGLRFLRPFDVPILIREILIDESYRFKSMNEYPLIIDCGANFGLSVYYFKSIFPKSKIIAFEPNPDLYSILLDNIKINDWDDVEVFPFALSNTNEKTKFFIPEKMPMGGSLKTRLVKNRNDIKICEVNCVRLNSYIEREVDFLKLDIEGSELEVLNDCEKNLSNVKFIFCEFHFGDGLSNDRLPQLLSVLSQAGFKYTVNGSLWNSSLSKYNDYFLAATSGKSLNIYATRN; encoded by the coding sequence ATGACAGATCGAGAGACAAAACTAGCTGCAGAGGATGAAGAACTGACGCTGTCCCAGCTTAAAACTCTTTGGCAGTTCGGAGAATGGCAAAGATTGGTGGCTCTCGATATAGAAACATTTCGCCATAAGCCTGAGCGGGACCGATTTGCTCTTTTGGTTGCCAGTGCCCATCAACAGTTGGATAATTATGACAAAACCAGAGAATATTTGCGTTTGGCTCTCGATTGGGAGTGCCCTGTTAAAACCGTCGCTCAAGTTCTCATTGCTGGAGTATACAACACGTTAGCTCGGGTAGCTTTTTTAAAACAGGATAAAGCCCATATAAAAAGCTATTTTGAGGCGTCTGTCGCTGCAATTGAAACAAACGATCTAGAGCAGTTGAGTTATGTCCGTATGCTGCGGGAAACTGCAAAATTCAATTTTTCACCTCACCAATTTATTGACCAGCAGCCCACGAAAAAAAATGAAATTATTAGCTCTGTAACGATACGGGAGAAGAACCATCCCGAACTTAGGGAAAATACAAACGAGAATTTCTTGTCTAAGGAACTGCCCCTCTCTGATCTTGTGGATATCGGTTGCTTCTGCGGAATGTTCGACAAATGCCTTGAGTATCTTAACACGAATATGCTCGGCGACCTTGATGCCTTGAAACAAAAGGGTATCAGAGAAATTAGAAAAAATAGAAAAATAACATCAGAACGAGTTCTCAGTGATCTAATAATTCAAGACGGGAGTTTGCTCGGATTGGGTAATGGTTTACGATTTTTGCGACCTTTCGATGTTCCGATATTAATTCGAGAGATATTGATAGATGAATCTTACAGGTTCAAATCAATGAATGAATATCCGTTAATTATTGATTGCGGGGCCAACTTTGGCCTGTCAGTGTATTATTTTAAAAGTATATTTCCTAAATCAAAGATTATAGCATTTGAACCAAACCCAGACCTTTATTCTATACTTTTAGATAATATAAAAATTAATGATTGGGATGATGTTGAAGTATTCCCTTTTGCTCTATCGAATACTAATGAAAAAACAAAGTTTTTTATCCCTGAAAAAATGCCCATGGGTGGAAGCCTCAAGACTCGACTTGTAAAAAATAGAAATGATATAAAAATATGTGAGGTAAACTGTGTTCGTCTAAATAGTTATATAGAAAGAGAAGTCGATTTTTTAAAGCTTGATATAGAAGGATCAGAGCTAGAAGTGCTTAATGACTGCGAAAAAAATCTATCAAATGTAAAATTTATTTTTTGTGAATTTCATTTTGGCGACGGACTATCAAATGACAGGTTACCACAACTTTTATCAGTTCTGAGTCAAGCTGGGTTTAAATATACTGTTAATGGAAGTCTATGGAATTCTTCTTTAAGCAAATACAATGATTACTTTCTTGCAGCAACTTCTGGAAAATCATTGAATATTTATGCGACACGCAATTGA